In Mucilaginibacter celer, one DNA window encodes the following:
- the kdpB gene encoding potassium-transporting ATPase subunit KdpB has product MNSNQNTLFQGDQMKEAFKQSFIKLNPRALFRNPVMFTVEIGTVVMLIVSLFSLTNKGQGSFAYNFTVFIILLLTVLFANFAEAIAEARGKAQAESLRKTREETPARLLVNGKEERVMSSQLKKGDVFICEAGDNIPTDGEIIEGIATIDESAITGESAPVIREAGGDKSSVTGGTKVLSDKIKVLVTTQPGESFLDKMIALVEGASRQKTPNEIALTILLAGFTLIFVIVCVTLKPFGDYSNTPITIAAFISLFVCLIPTTIGGLLSAIGIAGMDRALRANVITKSGKAVETAGDLDTLLLDKTGTITIGNRKATNFWAASGADEQEFVMACVLSSLADETPEGKSIVELAETGAHKLKVHAPADSVFIKFTAETRSSGLDTPDGLRIRKGAFDSIRNMALKAGNPFPADVEEQVKKISSNGGTPLVVAKNEKIMGVIELQDIIKTGIAERFERLRKMGVKTVMVTGDNPLTAKFIAEKAGVDDFIAEAKPEDKMNYIKKEQQGGKLVAMMGDGTNDAPALAQADVGVAMNSGTQAAKEAGNMVDLDNDPTKLIEIVEIGKQLLMTRGTLTTFSIANDVAKYFAIVPALFMVSMPALKALNIMDLHSPQSAILSAVIFNAIIIPLLIPLALRGVEYKPIGASALLRRNLLIYGLGGIIVPFIGIKLIDLAVSLFI; this is encoded by the coding sequence ATGAACTCAAATCAAAATACATTGTTCCAGGGCGATCAGATGAAGGAGGCTTTTAAACAATCCTTCATCAAACTAAACCCACGCGCCCTGTTCCGTAACCCGGTAATGTTTACCGTGGAGATCGGTACCGTTGTAATGCTTATTGTAAGCCTGTTTTCGCTTACCAATAAAGGCCAGGGCAGTTTTGCTTACAACTTTACCGTATTTATCATCCTGTTGTTAACCGTACTGTTTGCCAACTTTGCCGAGGCCATTGCCGAAGCGCGTGGCAAAGCACAGGCCGAAAGCCTGCGCAAAACCCGCGAAGAAACACCTGCCCGCCTGCTGGTTAACGGCAAGGAAGAAAGGGTAATGTCGTCGCAACTAAAAAAAGGCGACGTGTTTATTTGCGAGGCCGGTGATAATATCCCTACCGATGGCGAGATCATCGAGGGTATCGCTACCATCGATGAATCGGCCATTACCGGCGAATCGGCCCCGGTTATCCGCGAGGCGGGTGGTGATAAATCATCCGTAACAGGCGGTACCAAAGTATTATCTGATAAGATCAAAGTACTGGTAACTACTCAGCCCGGCGAAAGCTTTTTGGATAAGATGATCGCGTTGGTTGAAGGTGCATCCCGCCAGAAAACCCCTAACGAGATCGCCTTAACCATCCTGCTGGCTGGCTTTACGCTGATATTCGTTATCGTATGCGTTACCCTGAAGCCTTTTGGCGATTACTCTAACACGCCCATCACTATAGCTGCTTTTATATCGTTGTTTGTTTGTTTGATCCCTACCACTATCGGTGGCCTGCTATCGGCCATCGGTATTGCTGGGATGGACAGGGCGCTACGTGCCAACGTAATCACAAAAAGCGGTAAAGCTGTTGAAACCGCGGGCGACTTAGATACCCTGCTACTTGATAAAACCGGTACCATCACCATCGGTAACCGTAAAGCAACCAATTTTTGGGCTGCAAGCGGTGCGGATGAGCAGGAGTTTGTAATGGCCTGTGTATTGAGTTCATTAGCCGATGAAACCCCCGAAGGTAAATCGATAGTAGAACTGGCCGAGACAGGTGCTCACAAACTGAAAGTTCACGCCCCTGCCGATTCGGTGTTTATCAAATTTACCGCCGAAACCCGTTCAAGCGGTTTGGATACTCCCGATGGTTTACGCATTCGCAAAGGCGCTTTTGACTCCATCCGCAACATGGCTTTAAAAGCCGGCAACCCTTTCCCTGCCGATGTGGAAGAGCAGGTTAAAAAGATCTCCTCAAACGGTGGTACCCCACTGGTGGTTGCCAAAAACGAAAAGATAATGGGTGTGATCGAACTACAGGATATCATCAAAACCGGCATTGCCGAACGTTTTGAACGCCTGCGCAAAATGGGTGTTAAAACGGTAATGGTAACCGGTGATAACCCGCTTACTGCCAAATTTATTGCCGAAAAGGCCGGTGTAGATGATTTTATTGCTGAGGCTAAGCCGGAGGATAAAATGAACTACATTAAAAAAGAGCAGCAAGGCGGTAAACTGGTCGCCATGATGGGCGACGGTACAAACGATGCCCCTGCCCTTGCCCAGGCCGATGTTGGCGTAGCCATGAACAGCGGTACACAAGCCGCCAAAGAAGCCGGTAACATGGTTGACCTGGATAACGATCCAACCAAACTGATCGAGATCGTAGAAATAGGCAAACAACTGTTGATGACCCGCGGTACACTCACCACTTTCTCCATCGCTAACGACGTGGCTAAATACTTCGCAATTGTTCCGGCGCTATTCATGGTATCTATGCCGGCTTTAAAGGCGCTGAACATTATGGATCTGCACAGCCCGCAATCGGCCATACTTTCGGCAGTGATATTTAACGCCATCATTATCCCATTGCTGATACCATTGGCTTTACGTGGTGTGGAATATAAACCAATTGGTGCAAGCGCCCTTTTACGCCGCAACCTGCTTATTTACGGTTTGGGCGGTATCATAGTACCTTTTATAGGTATCAAATTAATTGACTTAGCAGTATCATTATTCATATAA
- the kdpA gene encoding potassium-transporting ATPase subunit KdpA, which yields MNTELTGVIFTYLLTLAIAIPLGRYIAKVFKGEKTWLDFMAPLDRLIFRFSGIDTKREMNWKQHLLALLTINSVWLIYAFVCLMAQGHLPLNPDGNPGQSADTAFNTAISFLVNCNLQHYSGESGATYFTQHFVFMFLHFVSAATGIAALVVVFRAMKDKVTDKLGNFWEYFVKSITRILLPISFVIAVIFAFNGMTTSYAGKDTFISMQGDTVHVSRGPVAAMVAIKHLGTNGGGWFGANSAHPIENPNYLTNTVELVAQVAIPIALVFALGFYLNKKKFAYVIFGVMTLGMLMLLIPTMNAELNGNPAIAKMGISQPTGAMEGKEVRFGPANSAYWSIVTTIISTGSVNSMHDSAMPVSGTMMMLGMMINCFYGGCGVGFLNFYIFIIVAVFISGLMVGRTPEFLGRKIEAREMKIASLIALLHPFIILVGLAISSYYVVNVAGADWAVKPSAWLNNPGTHGFSEMLYEYTSAAANNGSGFEGLGDGNIFWNYTTGIVMILGRFLPIIGPLAIAGLLANKKYIPESAGTLKSDTSTFGVMIFAVIVIIAALSFFPALALGPIAEHFSLK from the coding sequence ATGAACACTGAACTAACGGGTGTAATTTTCACCTACCTGCTCACCTTAGCCATCGCCATTCCCCTTGGCCGCTACATAGCTAAGGTATTTAAGGGCGAAAAAACCTGGCTCGATTTTATGGCCCCGCTTGATCGCCTCATTTTCCGATTCAGCGGCATTGATACCAAACGCGAAATGAACTGGAAACAGCACCTGCTGGCCCTGCTTACCATTAACAGCGTTTGGTTAATATATGCCTTTGTTTGCCTGATGGCACAAGGCCATTTGCCGCTTAACCCCGATGGTAACCCCGGTCAATCGGCAGATACCGCTTTTAATACCGCTATCAGCTTTTTGGTTAACTGTAACCTGCAACACTACTCTGGCGAAAGCGGTGCCACTTATTTTACACAACACTTTGTGTTTATGTTCCTGCACTTTGTATCGGCTGCAACAGGTATTGCCGCGCTGGTAGTAGTGTTCAGGGCCATGAAGGATAAAGTTACCGATAAACTGGGCAACTTCTGGGAATACTTTGTAAAATCGATAACCCGTATTTTATTGCCTATCTCCTTCGTAATAGCCGTAATCTTCGCCTTTAACGGCATGACTACCAGCTATGCAGGCAAAGACACCTTTATCAGCATGCAGGGCGATACCGTACATGTTTCCCGCGGACCGGTTGCCGCCATGGTTGCCATTAAACACTTGGGCACTAACGGTGGTGGCTGGTTCGGCGCAAACTCGGCCCACCCTATCGAAAACCCTAATTATTTAACCAACACCGTAGAGCTGGTGGCACAGGTTGCTATCCCTATTGCCCTGGTATTTGCATTAGGTTTCTATCTCAATAAAAAGAAATTCGCCTATGTAATATTCGGTGTGATGACCCTGGGTATGCTGATGCTGCTCATTCCAACCATGAATGCCGAACTGAACGGTAACCCGGCCATTGCCAAAATGGGCATCAGTCAACCAACCGGTGCTATGGAAGGTAAAGAAGTAAGGTTTGGCCCGGCCAACTCGGCTTACTGGAGCATTGTTACTACCATCATCTCTACAGGTTCGGTAAACTCTATGCATGATAGTGCCATGCCGGTATCAGGCACTATGATGATGCTGGGTATGATGATTAACTGTTTTTACGGCGGTTGCGGCGTAGGTTTCCTCAACTTCTACATTTTTATTATCGTAGCCGTATTTATATCCGGGTTGATGGTTGGCCGTACGCCGGAATTTTTGGGCCGAAAGATAGAGGCCCGTGAAATGAAGATTGCTTCGCTGATTGCCTTACTGCACCCATTCATTATCCTGGTTGGTTTGGCCATTTCATCATACTACGTAGTGAACGTTGCCGGTGCCGATTGGGCGGTTAAACCTTCGGCCTGGTTAAATAACCCGGGTACGCATGGCTTTTCGGAGATGTTGTACGAGTACACTTCGGCGGCAGCCAACAACGGCTCGGGCTTTGAAGGTTTAGGCGATGGTAATATTTTCTGGAACTATACTACCGGCATTGTGATGATCCTGGGCAGGTTCCTGCCGATAATCGGTCCGCTGGCTATTGCGGGTTTATTGGCTAATAAAAAATATATCCCTGAGTCGGCCGGTACATTGAAGAGCGATACTTCAACCTTTGGGGTGATGATCTTCGCGGTGATTGTGATCATTGCAGCACTGTCGTTCTTCCCTGCATTAGCATTAGGCCCAATTGCTGAACATTTTTCATTGAAGTAA
- a CDS encoding potassium-transporting ATPase subunit F — translation MAALFIVAIAVFIYMVYVLLKPENF, via the coding sequence ATGGCAGCATTATTCATCGTAGCAATAGCCGTGTTCATTTACATGGTATACGTACTCCTCAAACCCGAAAATTTTTAA
- a CDS encoding SRPBCC family protein, translated as MKTYLLKREQNIPISLDEAWDFFSSPLNLAKITPNDMKFVVTSDYTADTKMYAGMIITYKISPLLGIKMDWMTEITHVDDKKYFVDEQRFGPYALWHHQHHFKAIEDGVHMTDLLHYAIPYGPIGRFANAVFVKGKVEGIFDYRTKAIEGLFGVYK; from the coding sequence GTGAAAACATACCTTTTAAAAAGAGAACAAAATATCCCTATCAGCCTTGATGAAGCCTGGGATTTCTTTTCGTCGCCACTAAACCTGGCTAAAATCACCCCAAACGATATGAAGTTTGTGGTAACGTCCGACTATACCGCCGATACAAAAATGTACGCAGGTATGATCATTACCTACAAGATCTCGCCGCTGTTAGGTATCAAAATGGATTGGATGACGGAGATCACCCATGTAGATGATAAAAAGTATTTTGTTGATGAGCAACGTTTCGGCCCATATGCACTGTGGCATCATCAACACCACTTTAAGGCAATTGAAGATGGTGTACACATGACCGATCTGCTGCATTATGCCATTCCTTACGGCCCAATAGGCAGGTTTGCCAACGCTGTGTTTGTTAAAGGAAAAGTTGAGGGGATATTTGATTATCGGACCAAGGCAATTGAAGGATTGTTTGGGGTATATAAATAA
- a CDS encoding acetylxylan esterase, giving the protein MNIFKSPIAILVGAVLLFTGTVQAGIKPNPPKKNIITADEEVSTTLTPHSKDALFSDNASYTFDVKNGYNTVQEGKVSYRVTTPTGVLVAKDSVSVKIAARSSNSYNFNIPAMKPGFYKINFMINVSDYDDTTRRVFGIRPQEIRSNHSRPADFDTFWQTAKDQLAAVKPDFKMTEKPEMEKDNRLAYLIEMRSLDNIIVRGWLTIPKAGPKGRKFSVLVGLPGYQVNLMPMFGPDEDIAVITLNVRGQGNSRDVVHTKREDFITLNVEDKNKYVMRGVIMDCIRVIDFIYSRPELDHNRIEVSGGSMGGYLVAALTGLDSRVNIASAQNPILCDIRNLVGSVEWPVYDFKKYAAEKPGLSFDKILDNLDYYDIKNFAPNIKAPILVGVGLLDHLAPPNNEFAFYNNIPAKNKKIMVFKDLGHEVPMDYVMQEGHWMRDTFGLF; this is encoded by the coding sequence GTGAATATTTTTAAATCCCCCATAGCCATTTTGGTTGGCGCTGTCTTGTTGTTTACAGGCACAGTACAGGCTGGTATTAAACCCAACCCGCCAAAAAAAAACATTATCACAGCAGATGAAGAAGTAAGCACCACGCTTACACCACACAGCAAGGATGCCCTTTTCAGCGATAATGCTTCTTATACTTTTGATGTAAAAAACGGTTACAATACCGTACAGGAGGGTAAGGTATCGTACCGGGTTACTACGCCTACAGGCGTGTTGGTGGCCAAAGATTCGGTAAGTGTTAAAATAGCTGCACGCAGCAGCAACAGTTACAACTTCAACATCCCGGCTATGAAGCCCGGCTTTTATAAAATCAACTTCATGATCAACGTGAGCGATTATGACGATACCACCCGCAGGGTATTCGGCATCCGCCCGCAGGAGATCCGATCAAACCACAGCCGTCCGGCCGATTTTGATACTTTCTGGCAAACCGCAAAGGACCAGCTTGCAGCCGTAAAGCCCGATTTTAAGATGACCGAAAAGCCCGAAATGGAAAAAGATAACCGCCTGGCCTATCTCATCGAAATGCGATCATTAGATAACATTATAGTGCGCGGCTGGCTCACCATACCCAAAGCCGGACCAAAAGGCCGCAAATTTTCGGTACTGGTTGGCCTGCCTGGCTACCAGGTTAATTTAATGCCAATGTTTGGCCCCGATGAGGATATTGCCGTTATAACCCTAAATGTGCGTGGGCAGGGCAACAGCCGCGATGTGGTGCATACCAAACGCGAAGATTTTATTACCCTAAACGTTGAAGACAAAAACAAATACGTTATGCGCGGCGTAATTATGGATTGCATCCGGGTGATAGATTTTATTTACTCGCGCCCCGAGCTGGATCATAACCGCATTGAAGTATCTGGCGGCAGTATGGGCGGTTACCTCGTTGCGGCATTGACCGGTTTGGATAGCCGGGTTAATATTGCATCGGCACAAAACCCTATTCTTTGCGATATCCGTAACCTGGTTGGCTCGGTAGAGTGGCCTGTTTATGATTTTAAAAAATACGCAGCCGAAAAACCGGGTTTAAGCTTTGATAAGATCCTGGATAACCTGGATTATTACGATATTAAAAACTTTGCACCCAACATTAAAGCCCCGATATTGGTGGGCGTTGGTTTGCTTGATCACTTAGCCCCGCCTAATAATGAGTTCGCGTTTTACAATAACATCCCGGCCAAAAACAAAAAGATCATGGTGTTTAAAGATCTGGGCCATGAAGTGCCTATGGATTATGTGATGCAGGAAGGGCATTGGATGCGGGATACGTTTGGGTTGTTTTAA
- a CDS encoding acetylxylan esterase translates to MVKNFKKLLLITFGLLLFAAVPAMAQHATEETTEKDSAATEKKGNGEEEVSTELTINSKDGAFNSAASFSFEVKNTYNSSQEGTISYIITTDKGQTVKTLSKPVNLGKKSTSKFDFDVSGLKTGFYKLNMMINVSDYDDTTRRAFGIRPDEIKSQYARPADFDQFWQTAKDELAKVKPNYKITEVPSMNTDNRKVYEIEMKSLDNLTIRGYMTVPISKNKGKKFSVLLGLPGYQVKLYPIVGLDPDLVIITLNTRGQGTSRDVIHTERDAFISYRIEDKNKYVMRGVIMDCVRAVDFIYAQPNLRHDQILATGGSMGGYLSIALAGLDHRITLCSAQNPIMSDIRNLVGSVEWPINDIKKYVLGKPGVTFDQVLNNLDYYDTKNFATTINCPTILGLGLLDPYVPPNNGYAVYNSMHTDKHLMVFKNLAHEVSQVYKDYEGRWMRDTFGLF, encoded by the coding sequence ATGGTGAAAAACTTTAAAAAACTACTGCTTATAACTTTTGGCTTACTGCTGTTTGCTGCCGTACCGGCAATGGCCCAGCACGCTACTGAAGAGACAACAGAAAAAGATTCGGCCGCTACCGAAAAAAAGGGTAACGGCGAGGAAGAGGTTTCGACAGAACTTACCATCAACAGTAAAGACGGCGCCTTTAATTCTGCGGCATCATTTAGTTTCGAAGTAAAAAACACCTACAATTCCAGCCAGGAGGGTACCATCTCCTATATTATTACTACCGATAAGGGACAAACTGTTAAAACCCTCTCCAAACCGGTAAATCTGGGCAAAAAAAGCACCTCGAAATTTGACTTTGATGTATCCGGGTTAAAAACGGGTTTTTATAAGCTGAACATGATGATTAACGTGAGCGATTATGACGATACTACCCGTCGCGCTTTTGGCATCAGGCCCGATGAAATAAAATCGCAATATGCCCGCCCGGCCGATTTTGACCAATTTTGGCAAACCGCCAAAGATGAGCTGGCCAAGGTAAAGCCCAATTACAAAATAACCGAGGTACCATCCATGAATACCGATAACCGCAAGGTTTACGAGATAGAAATGAAGTCGCTGGATAATCTCACCATCCGCGGTTATATGACGGTGCCTATCAGCAAAAATAAAGGCAAAAAATTTTCGGTGCTGTTGGGTTTGCCCGGTTACCAGGTTAAGCTGTACCCTATTGTGGGTTTAGATCCGGACCTGGTGATCATCACCCTAAACACCCGCGGGCAAGGCACCAGCCGCGATGTGATCCATACCGAGCGCGATGCATTTATATCCTACCGTATTGAAGACAAAAACAAATACGTAATGCGCGGTGTGATTATGGATTGCGTACGCGCCGTTGATTTTATTTACGCCCAGCCCAATTTACGGCACGATCAAATCCTGGCTACAGGTGGCAGTATGGGCGGATATCTTTCTATCGCGCTTGCCGGTTTAGATCATCGCATAACGCTTTGCTCGGCGCAAAACCCCATCATGAGCGATATCCGCAACCTGGTTGGTTCGGTAGAGTGGCCCATCAACGATATTAAAAAATACGTGCTCGGCAAACCGGGCGTAACGTTTGATCAGGTGCTGAACAATCTTGACTATTACGATACCAAAAACTTTGCTACCACCATTAACTGCCCCACCATATTGGGTTTAGGTTTGCTGGACCCTTATGTACCGCCCAATAATGGTTATGCGGTATACAACTCCATGCATACCGATAAACACCTGATGGTATTTAAAAACCTTGCCCACGAGGTAAGCCAGGTTTATAAAGATTATGAGGGCCGTTGGATGCGCGACACATTTGGATTATTTTAG
- a CDS encoding acyltransferase family protein yields the protein MSQRAQSNYIPALTGVRAMAAYLVFISHFAYVFDEKFPHSVQRFFNEFHIGVTIFFVLSGFLIAFRYFDSFKLTKDWFKQYLKNRVARIYPMYAILTVGAFIAYHFTQNQTVTAGQNPAVMFGLNIVFLRGFFDQFKFTGIAQGWSLTVEECFYFSAPFIFLIATKYKKFYIQPVAVTGLGVLLVLIFSHIDWFGFFGNFTFMMLYTFLGRCFEFFAGIQLALIVRKQKLDGSSKKKFTYLGFGLIFFCVWIMSTLPIPQGYEAGLHNPWGIATNNYLLAISIAVFFYGLLTETTLLKKFLSHPFIELLGKSSYIFYLIHLGYMYNFIHEGMNSLNDYVFELYDKWGVDWHSPFEYDSLNLLYAFIVLNVISITLFKLIEEPLNHYIRKSDFLIRNKVRNPENDSAKISV from the coding sequence TTGTCACAACGAGCACAATCTAATTACATTCCTGCTTTAACCGGTGTTAGGGCGATGGCTGCATACCTGGTTTTCATATCTCATTTTGCTTATGTGTTTGATGAAAAATTTCCCCATTCTGTGCAACGCTTCTTCAACGAGTTCCATATCGGGGTAACCATTTTCTTCGTGCTTTCGGGTTTTTTAATCGCTTTCAGGTACTTTGATAGTTTTAAGCTTACTAAAGATTGGTTTAAGCAATACCTTAAAAACCGGGTGGCGCGTATTTACCCCATGTACGCTATACTCACCGTAGGTGCGTTTATTGCTTATCATTTTACGCAAAACCAAACGGTTACGGCAGGGCAGAATCCGGCTGTGATGTTTGGGTTGAATATTGTTTTTCTCCGGGGATTTTTTGATCAGTTTAAGTTTACCGGCATAGCCCAGGGCTGGTCACTTACCGTTGAGGAATGTTTTTATTTTTCGGCGCCGTTTATTTTCCTTATCGCTACCAAATACAAAAAGTTTTATATCCAGCCCGTTGCGGTTACCGGTTTGGGCGTTTTGCTGGTGCTGATATTTAGCCATATTGATTGGTTTGGTTTCTTCGGGAATTTCACTTTCATGATGTTGTATACCTTTTTAGGTAGATGTTTTGAGTTTTTTGCGGGTATCCAGCTGGCTTTAATCGTTCGTAAACAAAAGCTTGATGGCAGCAGCAAAAAAAAGTTCACCTACCTTGGTTTCGGATTGATCTTTTTTTGTGTATGGATCATGTCAACCCTTCCTATTCCGCAAGGTTACGAGGCTGGTTTGCATAACCCGTGGGGCATTGCAACCAACAATTATTTGCTGGCCATTTCTATAGCTGTATTCTTTTACGGCTTATTGACCGAAACCACGTTGCTAAAAAAGTTCCTGTCACATCCCTTTATCGAGTTGCTGGGCAAAAGCTCGTACATATTTTACCTCATTCACCTGGGTTATATGTACAACTTTATACACGAGGGCATGAACAGCCTTAACGATTATGTTTTCGAATTATATGATAAGTGGGGTGTAGATTGGCATTCGCCATTTGAGTACGATAGTTTAAACCTTTTATACGCGTTCATCGTTTTAAATGTCATTTCAATTACGCTGTTTAAACTGATTGAGGAACCGCTTAACCATTATATCCGTAAATCTGATTTCCTGATCAGAAATAAGGTACGTAACCCCGAAAATGATTCGGCAAAAATTAGTGTTTAA
- a CDS encoding TIGR01212 family radical SAM protein (This family includes YhcC from E. coli K-12, an uncharacterized radical SAM protein.): MQTITTWEKGYNNYGPWLKEKYKGHRVFKVIVDGGFTCPNRDGSKGYGGCTYCNVDSFTPSVSRNAPTVRQQVEEGMERARKGNKADKFIIYFQPNTNTYAPAHYLKMLYDEALSYGTEDIVGLSVGTRPDCIDAEKIALLESYTDRFDVDLEMGMESIYNDTLSQINRGCSHEELIKALKLVENSKLDICVHTIFGFPWETKEMMLKYADEINRFPQIKFVKFHHLHIVEGSVMGVKYKREPFHLFGIDEYADFLCELLPLVRPDIVIQRLFGLSDRELLIAPNWGLKKSEIQYYIDQRILSRGVVQGSSLNRDLGGFLG; encoded by the coding sequence ATGCAAACAATAACAACCTGGGAAAAAGGCTATAACAATTACGGGCCATGGCTTAAAGAAAAATACAAAGGCCATCGTGTGTTTAAAGTAATTGTTGACGGCGGCTTTACCTGCCCTAACCGCGATGGATCTAAGGGGTATGGTGGTTGTACTTATTGTAATGTTGATTCGTTTACGCCATCGGTTAGCAGGAACGCACCAACGGTGAGGCAGCAGGTTGAAGAAGGGATGGAGCGTGCCCGTAAAGGCAACAAGGCCGATAAGTTTATCATTTACTTTCAGCCCAATACCAATACATACGCTCCGGCGCATTACCTTAAAATGCTGTATGATGAGGCGCTAAGCTACGGCACCGAAGATATTGTAGGCCTATCGGTAGGTACCCGCCCCGATTGCATCGACGCCGAAAAGATAGCTCTGTTGGAAAGCTATACCGACCGCTTTGATGTCGACCTTGAAATGGGCATGGAAAGCATCTATAACGATACCCTGAGCCAGATCAACCGCGGCTGCAGCCACGAAGAGCTGATAAAAGCCCTTAAATTGGTTGAGAACTCCAAACTGGATATTTGCGTGCACACCATCTTCGGCTTCCCCTGGGAAACTAAAGAAATGATGCTGAAATATGCCGACGAGATAAACCGTTTTCCGCAGATAAAATTTGTAAAATTCCACCACCTGCATATTGTTGAAGGCTCGGTAATGGGCGTAAAATACAAACGCGAACCATTCCACCTCTTCGGCATTGATGAATATGCCGACTTTTTGTGCGAACTGCTCCCGCTTGTACGCCCGGATATCGTAATCCAGCGCCTCTTCGGCCTCAGTGACCGCGAGCTGCTCATTGCTCCAAACTGGGGATTAAAAAAATCAGAGATTCAGTATTATATTGATCAGAGGATTTTGAGCAGAGGCGTGGTGCAGGGAAGTAGTCTGAACCGGGATTTGGGAGGATTTTTAGGATAG
- a CDS encoding trypsin-like peptidase domain-containing protein: MFASACDLAKGFTKPVIISSKKHNGKCNSGIGSFVIINEDGWFVTAWHIIQNILELSHAGQLYAETVQKRKEIEHNETLKKHVKMTQLNQIKLQPDMITNSSSWFGFDNVILAPVIHGIQNVDLAVGQLLNFNPKSVPTYPKFKNPQQQMQPGSSLCKLGFPFHAIEPSFDEATNSFSLPPGSVPVPFFPLEGIYTRQVVIPSNGNQYPLKFVETSSPGLKGQSGGPTFDTDGNIWAIQSQTRHYRLEFGNQNIKTKESEYLANQYLHAGWGVHAETIIGLLNEKNIKYNLS; this comes from the coding sequence ATGTTTGCATCAGCATGTGACTTGGCAAAGGGATTTACGAAACCGGTAATCATCTCTTCAAAAAAACATAATGGAAAATGTAATTCCGGCATCGGCTCTTTTGTTATAATTAATGAAGATGGGTGGTTCGTTACGGCATGGCATATTATTCAGAACATTTTAGAACTTAGTCACGCTGGTCAATTATATGCGGAAACTGTACAGAAGCGAAAAGAAATAGAGCACAACGAAACGTTGAAAAAACACGTTAAAATGACTCAATTGAATCAAATCAAGTTACAACCCGATATGATAACAAATTCGTCTTCCTGGTTTGGCTTTGACAATGTTATCCTGGCACCTGTAATACATGGAATACAAAATGTTGATTTGGCTGTCGGTCAACTTCTAAACTTCAATCCTAAATCAGTGCCTACATATCCGAAATTTAAAAATCCGCAACAACAAATGCAACCTGGCTCAAGCCTTTGTAAATTGGGATTCCCTTTCCATGCAATTGAACCTTCTTTTGATGAGGCAACTAATAGTTTTAGCTTGCCACCCGGAAGTGTACCAGTTCCTTTCTTTCCTTTAGAAGGAATTTATACACGGCAAGTTGTAATTCCAAGTAATGGAAACCAATACCCACTTAAATTTGTTGAAACATCATCACCGGGCTTAAAGGGACAAAGTGGTGGTCCCACTTTTGATACAGATGGTAATATATGGGCAATTCAAAGTCAAACAAGACATTATAGGCTTGAATTCGGCAATCAAAACATCAAAACAAAAGAATCAGAGTACCTGGCAAATCAATATTTACACGCAGGTTGGGGTGTCCACGCAGAAACAATAATAGGATTATTAAACGAAAAAAACATTAAATATAACCTATCCTAA